In Massilia antarctica, the following are encoded in one genomic region:
- a CDS encoding lytic transglycosylase domain-containing protein, whose amino-acid sequence MVNTLAQVVLAAALLCSWSAWAGNQKEEAMADSVRLALSNAIKDTRPPQPVFRDEAGRARYQQWLAAMSDRLKRKLPDDQVRLEFLQSVWYESNRAGLDTGMVLGLIQVESAYRKYAVSMVGARGYMQVMPFWTNVIGDSDRSKLFHMQTNLRYGCSILRMYLDMENGNTYLALGRYNGSRGKPAYPNSVLAAWEKWKFPT is encoded by the coding sequence ATGGTCAATACGCTGGCACAGGTGGTGCTGGCGGCCGCTCTGCTGTGCTCCTGGAGCGCGTGGGCCGGCAACCAGAAAGAGGAAGCGATGGCCGACTCGGTGCGGCTGGCGCTGTCGAATGCGATCAAGGACACGCGTCCGCCGCAGCCCGTGTTTCGCGACGAGGCAGGGCGGGCGCGCTACCAGCAATGGCTGGCGGCGATGTCGGACCGGCTCAAGCGCAAGCTGCCGGACGACCAGGTGCGGCTCGAATTCCTGCAATCGGTCTGGTACGAATCGAACCGTGCCGGGCTCGATACGGGCATGGTGCTGGGGCTGATCCAGGTCGAATCGGCGTACCGCAAATACGCCGTCTCGATGGTGGGCGCGCGCGGCTACATGCAAGTGATGCCGTTCTGGACCAACGTGATCGGCGATAGCGACCGTAGCAAGCTGTTCCACATGCAAACGAACCTGCGCTACGGCTGCTCGATCTTGCGCATGTACCTCGACATGGAAAATGGCAACACCTACCTCGCCTTGGGCCGCTACAACGGCAGCCGCGGCAAGCCCGCCTACCCCAACTCCGTGCTGGCCGCCTGGGAAAAGTGGAAATTTCCTACCTAA
- the ffh gene encoding signal recognition particle protein, which produces MLDNLTQRLAKVVKTMRGEARLTESNTAEMLREVRLALLEADVALPAVREFISRVKEKALGEEVMASLSPGQALVGVVQRELGALMGADLGPEASQLSFAQQPPAIILMAGLQGVGKTTTVGKLAKYLKEEKKKKVLTVSADVYRPAAIAQLESVTKQVGADFFPSAATDKPVDIALAALDWARKHYHDVLIIDTAGRLGIDEAMMQEISAVHAAVNPIETLFVVDAMLGQDAINTAKAFNDALPLTGIVLTKLDGDSRGGAALSVRHITGKPIKFAGVSEKLDGLEAFDAQRMANRILGMGDILALVEEARKGVDSKAAADLANKIKVGGRFDMNDFKSQLGQMKKMGGMSSLIDKLPAQFQQAAGGANMDQADKQVRRMVGIIDSMTPQERAKPELIKATRKRRIAAGAGVQVQEVNRMLAQYDQMQAMMKKFKGGGMMKMMRSMKGMMPGGMR; this is translated from the coding sequence ATGCTAGATAACTTAACCCAACGCCTTGCCAAGGTCGTCAAGACCATGCGCGGTGAGGCGCGTCTGACCGAATCGAATACCGCCGAGATGCTGCGCGAAGTGCGCCTGGCCCTGCTCGAAGCCGACGTGGCCCTGCCCGCCGTGCGCGAGTTCATCAGCCGCGTCAAGGAAAAAGCCCTCGGCGAAGAAGTCATGGCCTCGCTCAGCCCGGGCCAGGCCCTGGTCGGCGTGGTCCAGCGCGAGCTGGGCGCGCTGATGGGCGCCGACCTCGGTCCGGAAGCGTCGCAGCTGAGCTTTGCCCAGCAGCCGCCGGCGATCATCCTGATGGCCGGCCTGCAGGGTGTGGGCAAGACCACCACCGTCGGCAAGCTGGCCAAGTACCTCAAGGAAGAGAAAAAGAAGAAGGTCCTGACCGTCTCGGCCGACGTCTACCGTCCGGCCGCGATCGCCCAGCTCGAATCGGTGACCAAGCAGGTCGGCGCCGACTTCTTCCCGTCCGCCGCCACCGACAAGCCGGTCGACATCGCCCTGGCCGCGCTGGACTGGGCGCGCAAGCACTACCACGACGTGCTGATCATCGATACCGCCGGACGCCTCGGCATCGACGAAGCGATGATGCAGGAAATCTCCGCCGTGCACGCGGCGGTCAACCCGATCGAAACCCTGTTCGTGGTCGACGCCATGCTGGGGCAGGATGCGATCAACACGGCCAAGGCCTTCAACGACGCGCTGCCGCTGACCGGCATCGTGCTCACCAAGCTCGATGGCGACTCGCGCGGCGGCGCGGCGCTGTCGGTGCGCCACATCACGGGTAAGCCGATCAAGTTTGCCGGCGTGTCCGAAAAACTCGACGGCCTGGAAGCCTTCGACGCCCAGCGCATGGCCAACCGTATTTTGGGCATGGGCGACATCCTGGCGCTGGTGGAAGAAGCGCGCAAGGGCGTCGACAGCAAGGCCGCGGCCGACCTGGCCAACAAGATCAAGGTGGGCGGCCGCTTCGACATGAACGACTTCAAGTCGCAGCTGGGGCAAATGAAAAAGATGGGCGGCATGTCGAGCCTGATCGACAAGCTGCCGGCGCAATTCCAGCAGGCGGCCGGCGGCGCCAACATGGACCAGGCCGACAAGCAGGTGCGGCGCATGGTCGGCATCATCGATTCGATGACGCCGCAGGAACGCGCCAAGCCGGAACTGATCAAGGCCACGCGCAAGCGCCGCATCGCCGCCGGCGCCGGCGTGCAGGTGCAGGAAGTGAACCGCATGCTGGCCCAGTACGACCAGATGCAAGCCATGATGAAGAAATTCAAAGGGGGCGGCATGATGAAAATGATGCGCTCGATGAAGGGCATGATGCCGGGCGGGATGCGGTAG
- a CDS encoding alkaline phosphatase, whose amino-acid sequence MRLTLLAAASALAVLSGCASVQPPAPAISHAPAKNIIFFLGDGMGINTLTAARIYAVGEEGELTLDTLPESAFIKTFSNDAQVTDSAASMSAYMTGVKVNNNVLSMSTDTPAAAPALDAAGNKLAGRCTGGRPVATLAELAKQRGMSVGVVTTTRVTDATPGAVFSHVCHRAMENDIAAALVPGGAGYNLALGTRGLDVLLGGGSAHFTTTAKGGKRSDGRDLLAELAAQGVRSATDSAQLKAVDTTSSQPLVGLFSAHDMSFDSMRDAAKEPGLPEMAGKAIAILANNPKGFFLVVEGGMIDLALHNSNARRALQETVVFDNTLKAAIAQMRAIDPDLKNTLIVATADHDHSLLLNGYAHRTGKTTPTEPGVLGLMHRVDNNEIKLDADGAPFTIIGFGSGEKRTQGSRGGAPHLTSAQVSADDYRQEAVVRTEPGYETHSGTDVYLGAIGAGATRFGGTIDNTRVFELIKAAAGW is encoded by the coding sequence ATGCGATTGACTCTTCTTGCCGCAGCGTCCGCGCTGGCGGTCTTGTCGGGATGCGCCAGCGTCCAGCCGCCGGCCCCGGCCATCTCCCACGCTCCAGCGAAAAACATTATCTTCTTCCTCGGCGATGGCATGGGCATCAATACCCTGACCGCCGCCCGCATCTATGCCGTCGGCGAGGAGGGCGAGCTGACCCTCGATACCCTGCCCGAATCGGCTTTCATCAAGACCTTTTCCAACGACGCCCAGGTCACCGACAGCGCCGCGTCCATGTCGGCTTATATGACCGGCGTGAAGGTCAATAACAATGTGCTGTCGATGAGTACCGATACGCCGGCCGCCGCGCCCGCCCTTGACGCCGCCGGCAACAAGCTGGCGGGCCGCTGCACGGGCGGGCGCCCCGTCGCCACCCTGGCCGAACTGGCCAAACAGCGCGGCATGTCGGTCGGCGTCGTCACCACCACCCGCGTCACCGATGCCACCCCGGGCGCGGTCTTTTCGCACGTGTGCCATCGCGCCATGGAGAACGATATCGCCGCCGCCCTCGTTCCCGGCGGCGCCGGCTACAACCTCGCCCTCGGCACGCGCGGGCTCGATGTGCTGCTCGGCGGCGGCAGCGCCCATTTCACCACCACGGCCAAGGGCGGCAAGCGCAGCGACGGACGCGATCTGCTGGCCGAACTGGCCGCGCAGGGCGTGCGCTCGGCCACCGACAGCGCCCAGCTCAAGGCGGTCGACACGACGTCCTCCCAGCCGCTGGTCGGCCTGTTCAGCGCGCACGACATGAGCTTCGATTCGATGCGCGATGCGGCCAAGGAACCGGGCCTGCCCGAGATGGCCGGCAAGGCCATCGCCATCCTGGCGAATAATCCGAAAGGCTTCTTCCTGGTCGTCGAGGGCGGCATGATCGACCTGGCGCTGCATAATTCGAACGCGCGCCGCGCGCTGCAGGAGACTGTCGTTTTCGACAATACCCTCAAGGCGGCCATCGCGCAGATGCGGGCCATCGATCCGGACCTGAAAAACACCTTGATCGTGGCCACCGCCGACCACGATCATTCGCTGCTCCTGAACGGCTACGCTCACCGCACCGGCAAGACCACGCCGACCGAACCCGGTGTGCTGGGACTGATGCACCGCGTCGATAACAATGAGATCAAGCTCGATGCCGATGGCGCGCCGTTTACCATCATCGGTTTCGGCAGCGGCGAAAAACGCACGCAGGGCAGCCGCGGCGGCGCCCCCCACCTGACCAGCGCGCAGGTGAGCGCGGACGATTACCGCCAGGAGGCGGTGGTGCGCACCGAGCCCGGTTACGAGACCCACAGCGGCACCGATGTGTACTTGGGCGCGATCGGCGCCGGCGCCACGCGCTTCGGCGGCACCATCGATAACACCCGCGTGTTTGAACTGATCAAGGCGGCCGCCGGCTGGTAA
- a CDS encoding cytochrome C assembly family protein: MQTYLLIAAALLYALCALLPSPRGALISGVTAGAWLLHGAALWFDMMAPGSVRIGFALMISAALWISVAAYWIENRNFALDGLRRLVMPCAAAAALLPAVFPGSVLQLEGRAPAFGWHIAVAILAYSTLTIAAFHAVLMALQETRLHARNPQAGWLATALDQLPALLTMEKLLFRLIWIGFVLLSLTVLSGIVFSEQVFGTVLKWDHKSVFTLLSWFLFAALLAGRRWRGWRGKTALRFTLAGFATLVLAYVGSRFVLEVVLHRGLA, translated from the coding sequence ATGCAGACTTACTTACTTATCGCAGCGGCGCTGCTGTACGCGCTGTGCGCCCTTCTTCCCTCGCCCCGGGGCGCGCTCATTTCCGGCGTCACGGCCGGGGCCTGGCTGCTGCACGGCGCCGCCCTGTGGTTCGACATGATGGCGCCCGGCAGCGTGCGGATCGGCTTCGCGCTGATGATTTCCGCCGCGCTGTGGATCTCGGTGGCCGCCTACTGGATCGAAAACCGCAATTTCGCGCTCGACGGCCTGCGCCGCCTGGTGATGCCTTGCGCCGCCGCCGCCGCGCTGCTGCCGGCCGTGTTTCCGGGCAGCGTGTTGCAGCTCGAAGGGCGCGCCCCGGCATTCGGCTGGCATATCGCGGTCGCCATCCTCGCCTACAGCACCCTGACGATTGCCGCCTTCCACGCGGTCCTGATGGCGCTGCAGGAAACGCGCTTGCATGCGCGCAACCCGCAAGCGGGCTGGCTGGCCACGGCGCTCGACCAGCTGCCGGCCCTGCTGACCATGGAAAAACTGTTGTTTCGCCTGATCTGGATCGGTTTCGTGCTGCTCAGCCTGACCGTGCTGTCGGGGATCGTGTTTTCGGAGCAAGTGTTCGGCACCGTGCTCAAGTGGGATCACAAGAGCGTCTTCACCTTGCTGTCGTGGTTCCTGTTCGCCGCGCTGCTGGCCGGGCGGCGCTGGCGCGGCTGGCGCGGCAAGACCGCGCTGCGCTTCACCCTGGCCGGTTTCGCCACACTGGTGCTGGCCTATGTCGGCAGCCGTTTTGTTCTTGAAGTCGTTTTGCACCGGGGGTTGGCATGA
- a CDS encoding proline--tRNA ligase: MRASRFFISTLKEAPSDAEIVSHQLMMRAGMIKRLGSGIYTYMPTGLRVIRKVEAIIREEMNKAGGIEMLMPLVQPAELWQETGRWEKMGPELMRVKDRHGREYAIQPTSEEVITDVVRSEIKSYRQLPLNFYHIQTKFRDERRPRFGLMRGREFTMKDAYSFDRDEASMKVSYQIMYDAYTAIFNRFGLKFRAVAADNGAIGGSGSHEFHVIASTGEDAIVYCPTSDYAANMEAAEALPLAAARAAATAPLTKTATPGTTKCETVAELLKLPLSQTVKTIALTVEKEVGGKQVLENWMLLLRGDHELNEIKVGKVAGLAAHRFATDAEILACYGSIPGYLGPIGTKQPVTIVADRTVANMADFVCGANEEGFHYTGANWVRDLPEALVADLRNVVEGDASPDGKGVLAIERGIEVGHVFQLGTSYSESMKATFLDENGKPAPLQMGCYGIGVTRILGAAIEQNFDDKGIIWPAAIAPFEVVLCPMGMDRSEMVKTEVESLYAALQAAGVDVIVDDRGLRPGAMFADWELIGVPHRVVIGERGLKEGNLEYQGRRDAEATAVPVAGMVEFIKGKLSQ, encoded by the coding sequence ATGCGTGCCTCCCGTTTTTTTATTTCAACTTTAAAAGAAGCACCGTCCGACGCTGAAATCGTCAGTCACCAGCTGATGATGCGCGCAGGAATGATCAAGCGCCTCGGCTCCGGCATCTATACGTACATGCCGACCGGCTTGCGCGTGATCCGCAAGGTCGAAGCGATTATCCGTGAAGAAATGAACAAGGCGGGCGGCATCGAAATGCTGATGCCCCTCGTGCAACCAGCCGAGCTGTGGCAGGAAACCGGCCGCTGGGAAAAGATGGGCCCGGAACTGATGCGCGTGAAAGACCGCCACGGCCGCGAGTACGCGATCCAGCCGACGTCGGAAGAAGTCATCACCGACGTGGTGCGCTCCGAAATCAAGTCCTACCGCCAGCTGCCGCTCAATTTTTATCACATCCAGACCAAGTTCCGCGACGAGCGCCGTCCGCGTTTCGGCCTGATGCGCGGGCGTGAATTCACGATGAAGGATGCCTACTCCTTCGACCGCGACGAAGCGAGCATGAAGGTCTCGTACCAGATCATGTACGACGCCTACACCGCCATCTTCAACCGCTTCGGCCTGAAATTCCGCGCGGTGGCGGCCGACAACGGCGCCATCGGCGGCTCCGGCTCGCACGAATTCCACGTCATCGCCAGCACCGGCGAAGACGCCATCGTCTACTGCCCGACGTCCGACTACGCGGCCAACATGGAAGCGGCCGAAGCGCTGCCGCTGGCCGCCGCGCGCGCCGCCGCCACGGCACCCCTGACCAAAACCGCGACGCCGGGCACCACCAAGTGCGAGACCGTGGCCGAGCTGCTCAAGCTGCCGCTGTCGCAGACCGTCAAGACCATCGCCCTGACGGTGGAAAAGGAAGTCGGCGGCAAGCAGGTGCTGGAAAACTGGATGCTGCTGCTGCGCGGCGACCATGAACTGAACGAGATCAAGGTCGGCAAAGTCGCCGGCCTGGCCGCGCACCGTTTCGCCACCGACGCCGAGATCCTGGCCTGCTACGGCAGCATTCCCGGCTACCTGGGGCCGATCGGCACCAAACAGCCGGTCACCATCGTTGCCGACCGCACGGTCGCCAACATGGCCGATTTCGTCTGCGGCGCCAATGAAGAAGGCTTCCACTACACGGGCGCCAACTGGGTGCGCGACCTGCCGGAAGCGCTTGTCGCCGACCTGCGCAACGTGGTCGAAGGCGATGCTTCGCCGGACGGCAAGGGCGTGCTGGCGATCGAGCGCGGGATCGAAGTCGGTCACGTGTTCCAGCTCGGGACCTCCTACTCCGAGAGCATGAAAGCGACTTTTCTGGACGAAAACGGCAAGCCTGCGCCGCTGCAGATGGGTTGCTACGGGATTGGCGTGACGCGTATTCTGGGTGCGGCGATCGAGCAGAATTTTGACGACAAGGGCATCATCTGGCCGGCCGCGATCGCGCCGTTCGAAGTGGTCCTGTGCCCGATGGGGATGGACCGCAGCGAGATGGTCAAGACCGAAGTCGAGAGCCTGTACGCGGCCTTGCAGGCGGCCGGCGTGGACGTCATCGTCGACGATCGCGGGCTGCGTCCGGGCGCCATGTTCGCCGACTGGGAACTGATCGGCGTGCCGCACCGGGTGGTCATCGGCGAGCGTGGCCTGAAGGAAGGCAACCTCGAATACCAGGGACGGCGCGATGCCGAGGCGACCGCCGTGCCGGTCGCCGGCATGGTCGAGTTCATCAAAGGCAAATTGAGCCAGTGA
- a CDS encoding SWIB/MDM2 domain-containing protein, whose protein sequence is MATAKKTPAAAPAKKAAAAKPAAAAKPAAAKKAAPAKAAAPKAAAAKKPAAAPRKPNAAFMKAMTPSAVLAAVVGATPLPRTEVTKKVWDYIKKLDLQDAANRRMINADDKLKAVFGGKAQVSMFEMTKLISDHLK, encoded by the coding sequence ATGGCAACAGCCAAAAAAACCCCAGCAGCAGCGCCAGCAAAGAAGGCCGCCGCAGCTAAGCCAGCCGCAGCGGCAAAGCCAGCAGCAGCGAAGAAAGCTGCTCCAGCAAAAGCTGCAGCACCAAAAGCAGCAGCCGCAAAAAAACCTGCAGCAGCCCCACGCAAGCCGAACGCCGCCTTCATGAAGGCGATGACTCCGTCCGCCGTCCTGGCAGCCGTGGTTGGCGCAACGCCGCTGCCGCGCACCGAAGTGACCAAGAAAGTCTGGGACTATATCAAGAAGCTCGATCTGCAAGACGCGGCCAACCGCCGCATGATCAATGCCGACGACAAGCTCAAAGCAGTCTTCGGCGGCAAAGCACAGGTATCGATGTTTGAAATGACCAAACTCATTTCCGATCATCTGAAATAA
- a CDS encoding ABC transporter substrate-binding protein, producing the protein MTGKLICKTIMLAALFAAGHSHAEEVIRLGNLKFAHFGAVSYIKEIAPRCGIKVEEKVFAKGLDVMQAIIAGELDVGTTASEAAISGRASGAPIFIVAGFARGGARLVARPELAIKGIRELKGRKVGVTRGGIQEVLLMAQLQKHGMSADSAPGKDVHVIYLPFADLNQALMGGNIDAMMQSEPQSSQAINRGFGSEVLKPYDTPIGEPVRTMVMTEAFYRGKRALADKFMRCFVEATRTFISEPAIAEKYVREVIYKGQISGADFRDAIANSPYSLDVTAEHIQITTDTMVKTGVGRMARPPLARDWVKTDMLDSAKKSLGVK; encoded by the coding sequence ATGACAGGGAAGCTCATCTGCAAGACGATCATGCTGGCGGCGCTGTTCGCCGCCGGCCACAGCCACGCCGAGGAAGTGATCCGGCTCGGCAACCTGAAATTCGCGCATTTCGGCGCCGTGTCGTACATTAAGGAAATCGCCCCCAGGTGCGGCATCAAGGTCGAGGAAAAGGTCTTCGCCAAGGGGCTCGATGTGATGCAAGCGATCATCGCGGGCGAGCTGGATGTGGGCACGACGGCGTCCGAGGCGGCCATTTCGGGCCGTGCCAGCGGCGCGCCGATCTTCATCGTCGCCGGTTTCGCCAGGGGTGGCGCGCGCCTGGTGGCGCGGCCCGAACTGGCCATCAAGGGTATTCGGGAATTGAAAGGCAGGAAGGTGGGGGTGACCCGCGGCGGCATCCAGGAAGTGCTGCTGATGGCGCAACTGCAAAAGCATGGCATGAGCGCCGACAGCGCGCCGGGCAAGGACGTGCACGTGATTTACCTGCCGTTCGCCGACCTGAACCAGGCGCTGATGGGCGGCAATATCGACGCCATGATGCAGTCCGAGCCGCAATCCTCGCAAGCCATCAACCGCGGTTTCGGCAGTGAAGTGCTGAAACCCTACGACACCCCGATCGGCGAGCCGGTGCGCACCATGGTGATGACCGAGGCGTTCTACCGCGGCAAGCGGGCGCTGGCCGACAAATTCATGCGCTGCTTCGTCGAAGCGACCCGCACCTTCATCAGCGAGCCGGCCATCGCCGAAAAATACGTGCGCGAGGTGATCTACAAGGGCCAGATCAGCGGCGCCGACTTCCGCGATGCGATCGCCAATTCGCCGTATTCCCTGGACGTGACGGCCGAGCACATCCAGATCACCACCGACACCATGGTCAAGACCGGCGTGGGCCGCATGGCGCGCCCGCCGCTGGCCAGGGACTGGGTCAAGACCGACATGCTCGATTCGGCCAAGAAAAGCCTGGGGGTGAAGTGA
- a CDS encoding ABC transporter ATP-binding protein, translating into MSASPIHIEGVDKVFHSAGGELVALKDINLEIPAGQFTCLLGPSGCGKSTLLNAIAGFALPTRGTIRTGAHPVTGPGPERGMVFQEYALFPWMTVEQNVAFGLEIKGMDKATIVATVARLLAMLSLGDFRQRYPKDLSGGMRQRVAIARVLALDSPIMLMDEPFGALDALTRRNLQDELLRIWAATGKTIIFVTHSIEEAIYLADRIVVMTYRPGTVKRDVMVDLARLRDPAAPEFNALKRELGQLVMEEQQRHHNDELRMAAVD; encoded by the coding sequence ATGAGTGCATCACCGATCCATATCGAGGGCGTCGACAAGGTCTTTCACAGCGCCGGGGGCGAGCTGGTCGCGCTCAAGGACATCAACCTGGAGATCCCGGCCGGGCAATTCACTTGCCTGCTCGGGCCTTCCGGCTGCGGCAAGTCGACCCTGCTCAACGCCATCGCCGGCTTTGCGCTGCCCACGCGCGGCACCATCCGCACCGGCGCGCACCCGGTGACGGGGCCGGGGCCGGAGCGCGGCATGGTGTTCCAGGAGTACGCGCTGTTTCCCTGGATGACGGTCGAGCAGAACGTCGCCTTCGGCCTGGAAATCAAGGGCATGGACAAGGCAACGATCGTGGCCACCGTGGCGCGCCTGCTGGCGATGCTGTCCTTGGGCGACTTCCGCCAGCGCTATCCCAAGGATTTGTCGGGCGGCATGCGCCAGCGGGTGGCGATCGCGCGCGTGCTGGCCTTGGACTCGCCGATCATGCTGATGGACGAACCGTTCGGCGCGCTCGACGCGCTGACCCGGCGCAACCTGCAGGACGAGCTGCTGCGCATCTGGGCCGCGACCGGCAAGACCATCATCTTCGTCACCCACAGCATCGAGGAAGCGATCTACCTGGCCGACCGCATCGTGGTGATGACTTACCGTCCGGGCACGGTCAAGCGCGACGTCATGGTCGATCTGGCGCGCCTGCGCGACCCGGCCGCGCCCGAGTTCAATGCGCTCAAGCGCGAGCTGGGGCAGCTGGTCATGGAAGAGCAGCAACGCCACCACAACGACGAGTTGCGCATGGCGGCAGTCGATTAG
- a CDS encoding alkaline phosphatase produces the protein MTPSHFPVLLLAASCALAPSFAAAAPAAKNILFFLGDGMGPTTITAARIYRYKEEGFLNFERMERSARIKTYSNDAQTTDSAPSMGAYMTGIKINNDVISMADAKPFAPKKDANGNAGIDACPLGNGRAAATILELAKASGKSVGSITTTELTHATPASTFSHVCDRNMAYSIAAQIVPGGAGYNPALKDGVDVLMGGGRNHFTPFDPVRNPKGRADGRDMVAEFAARGYTVAANADQMQAAPAGKKFVGIYSDVSHLDYALTRRAAQPALAQMTSKAIDLLAANPKGFFLMVEGGKIDHALHDSNVKNALAETIGFDDAIKTALDKMETLDPGLRHTLVVVTADHDHTIVMNGYAKRGNPILDIVRNVDDGQPARDADGKTYTALVFGNGPNRPNQRVDVDSTQALADDYHQETGVRLPGETHGGGDVKLFATGAGSGVFKGTMENTKVFHLMKAAFGL, from the coding sequence ATGACGCCTTCCCACTTTCCCGTGCTCCTGCTGGCCGCTTCGTGCGCGCTGGCGCCTTCCTTCGCCGCCGCCGCGCCGGCCGCGAAGAACATCCTGTTCTTCCTCGGCGACGGCATGGGGCCGACCACCATCACCGCCGCGCGCATTTATCGCTACAAGGAAGAGGGCTTCCTCAACTTCGAGCGGATGGAACGCTCGGCGCGCATCAAGACCTATTCGAACGATGCCCAGACTACCGACAGCGCGCCGTCGATGGGGGCCTATATGACCGGCATCAAGATCAACAACGATGTCATTTCGATGGCCGACGCCAAGCCCTTCGCCCCCAAGAAGGATGCCAACGGCAATGCCGGCATCGATGCCTGCCCGCTCGGTAACGGGCGCGCGGCGGCCACCATCCTGGAACTGGCCAAGGCCAGCGGCAAGTCGGTGGGCTCGATCACGACCACGGAACTGACCCACGCCACGCCGGCGTCGACCTTTTCGCATGTGTGCGACCGGAACATGGCGTATTCGATCGCGGCGCAGATCGTGCCGGGCGGCGCCGGCTACAACCCGGCGCTGAAGGATGGCGTCGATGTGCTGATGGGCGGCGGGCGCAATCACTTCACGCCCTTCGATCCGGTGCGCAATCCGAAGGGCCGCGCCGACGGGCGCGACATGGTGGCCGAATTCGCGGCGCGCGGTTACACGGTGGCGGCCAATGCGGACCAGATGCAGGCCGCGCCGGCGGGCAAGAAATTCGTCGGCATTTACAGCGATGTGAGCCACCTCGATTACGCGCTGACCCGGCGCGCCGCCCAGCCGGCCCTGGCGCAGATGACGTCCAAGGCGATCGACCTGCTGGCCGCCAACCCGAAGGGTTTTTTCCTGATGGTCGAAGGCGGCAAGATCGATCATGCGCTGCACGATTCGAACGTGAAGAACGCGTTGGCCGAAACCATCGGCTTCGATGACGCCATCAAGACGGCACTCGACAAGATGGAGACGCTCGATCCGGGCTTGCGCCATACCCTGGTGGTGGTCACGGCGGACCACGATCACACGATCGTGATGAACGGGTACGCCAAACGCGGCAATCCCATCCTCGATATCGTGCGCAATGTGGACGACGGCCAACCGGCGCGCGATGCCGATGGCAAGACCTACACCGCGCTGGTATTCGGCAATGGCCCGAACCGTCCCAATCAGCGCGTGGACGTGGACAGTACGCAAGCGCTGGCCGACGACTACCATCAGGAGACTGGCGTGCGCCTTCCCGGCGAAACCCATGGGGGCGGCGACGTCAAGCTGTTCGCCACCGGCGCCGGGTCGGGCGTGTTCAAGGGGACAATGGAAAACACCAAGGTGTTTCATCTGATGAAGGCCGCTTTCGGCTTGTGA
- a CDS encoding ABC transporter permease — MNSRQLREVGIGLVAPAVVIALWQLAAAQGLVNPQVLPSPLAVLRKWVEYLLPLQPHADGSWLAWALSGELVVDSLTSMYRVLLGFGIGAALALPLGLAMGASARVYAWLNPLVQLLRPIPPIAYIPLAILWFGLGNPPAVFLIALGAFFPVLINTIAGVRQVDAIYLRAARNLGASRRTMFVRVILPAAVPYILSGVRIGIGTAFIVVIVSEMIAVNNGLGFRILEAREYFWSDKIMAGMITIGMLGLAIDVGMNRLNNYLLRWHRGLEN, encoded by the coding sequence ATGAATAGCAGACAGTTGCGTGAAGTGGGAATCGGCCTGGTGGCGCCGGCCGTGGTGATCGCCTTGTGGCAGCTGGCGGCGGCGCAGGGCCTGGTCAATCCCCAGGTGTTGCCCTCGCCGCTGGCGGTGCTGCGCAAGTGGGTCGAGTACCTGTTGCCGCTGCAGCCGCACGCGGACGGCAGCTGGCTGGCCTGGGCCTTGTCGGGCGAACTGGTGGTCGATTCGCTCACCAGCATGTATCGGGTGCTGCTCGGTTTCGGCATCGGAGCCGCGCTGGCGCTGCCGCTCGGGCTGGCCATGGGGGCGAGCGCGCGCGTGTATGCCTGGCTCAATCCCCTGGTCCAGCTGCTGCGCCCGATTCCGCCGATCGCCTATATTCCGCTGGCCATCCTGTGGTTCGGGCTGGGCAATCCGCCGGCCGTGTTCCTGATCGCGCTGGGGGCCTTCTTTCCGGTGCTGATCAATACCATCGCCGGGGTGCGCCAGGTCGACGCCATTTACCTGCGCGCGGCGCGCAACCTGGGCGCCAGCCGGCGTACCATGTTCGTGCGCGTGATCCTGCCGGCCGCCGTGCCCTACATTCTGTCCGGCGTGCGGATCGGGATCGGCACCGCCTTCATCGTCGTGATCGTCTCTGAAATGATCGCGGTCAACAATGGCCTGGGTTTCCGCATCCTCGAAGCGCGCGAGTATTTTTGGTCCGACAAGATCATGGCCGGCATGATCACCATCGGCATGCTGGGGCTGGCGATCGACGTCGGCATGAACCGCCTGAACAATTACCTGCTGCGCTGGCACCGCGGCCTGGAGAACTGA